A genomic segment from Diospyros lotus cultivar Yz01 chromosome 5, ASM1463336v1, whole genome shotgun sequence encodes:
- the LOC127802508 gene encoding AT-hook motif nuclear-localized protein 1-like, whose product MDNLGELVTSPAGGSFEPHIITVNRGEDIIMKIVTFARQGQPEDICVLSAVGSISSITLRHPNSSACPSTYEGMFDIVSLSGLFAPSEVGTPAFNSSGFLKVVLARPGGHVFGGALAGRIIADIPVQVVFGSFLRSGHQENFVATETTLNNREEETEADLPLPADCPEQAKK is encoded by the exons ATGGACAATTTGG GTGAATTGGTGACTTCTCCTGCTGGAGGCAGTTTTGAGCCCCATATAATCACAGTTAACAGAGGCGAG GATATCATCATGAAGATTGTCACATTTGCCAGACAAGGACAACCTGAAGATATTTGTGTGCTTTCTGCTGTGGGTTCTATTTCAAGTATTACACTTAGACATCCCAATTCTTCTGCTTGCCCATCGACATATGAG GGAATGTTCGATATCGTTTCACTGTCAGGATTGTTCGCTCCCTCAGAGGTTGGGACCCCAGCTTTCAATAGCTCAGGTTTCCTGAAGGTGGTTTTAGCAAGACCTGGCGGTCATGTATTTGGGGGAGCACTTGCGGGAAGAATAATAGCAGACATTCCTGTACAG GTTGTCTTCGGCAGCTTTCTGAGGAGTGGGCATCAGGAGAACTTTGTGGCAACAGAAACCACATTGAACAATCGGGAGGAAGAAACAGAAGCAGACTTACCTTTGCCCGCTGATTGTCCGGAACAAGCAAAGAAATAA